From a region of the Sminthopsis crassicaudata isolate SCR6 chromosome 6, ASM4859323v1, whole genome shotgun sequence genome:
- the MAB21L2 gene encoding protein mab-21-like 2 yields the protein MIAAQAKLVYQLNKYYTERCQARKAAIAKTIREVCKVVSDVLKEVEVQEPRFISSLSEIDARYEGLEVISPTEFEVVLYLNQMGVFNFVDDGSLPGCAVLKLSDGRKRSMSLWVEFITASGYLSARKIRSRFQTLVAQAVDKCSYRDVVKMIADTSEVKLRIRERYVVQITPAFKCTGIWPRSAAQWPMPHIPWPGPNRVAEVKAEGFNLLSKECYSLTGKQSSAESDAWVLQFGEAENRLLMGGCRNKCLSVLKTLRDRHLELPGQPLNNYHMKTLLLYECEKHPRETDWDEACLGDRLNGILLQLISCLQCRRCPHYFLPNLDLFQGKPHSALESAAKQTWRLAREILTNPKSLDKL from the coding sequence ATGATCGCGGCTCAGGCCAAGCTGGTGTACCAGCTCAATAAGTACTACACGGAGCGCTGTCAGGCGCGCAAGGCGGCAATCGCCAAGACCATCCGCGAGGTCTGTAAAGTGGTCTCTGATGTGCTTAAGGAAGTGGAGGTGCAAGAGCCTCGCTTCATCAGCTCCCTGAGTGAGATCGACGCCCGTTACGAGGGGCTGGAAGTCATCTCTCCGACCGAGTTTGAGGTGGTGCTCTACCTCAACCAGATGGGCGTTTTCAACTTCGTGGACGATGGCTCGCTGCCTGGCTGCGCTGTGCTCAAGCTGAGTGACGGTCGTAAGCGAAGCATGTCTCTCTGGGTGGAGTTCATCACCGCATCAGGCTACCTCTCGGCGCGCAAGATCCGCTCCCGCTTCCAGACGCTGGTGGCGCAGGCAGTAGACAAGTGCAGCTACCGGGATGTGGTGAAAATGATTGCGGACACTAGCGAGGTGAAGCTGCGTATCCGGGAGCGCTACGTGGTGCAAATCACCCCGGCGTTCAAGTGCACCGGGATCTGGCCCCGCAGCGCGGCCCAATGGCCTATGCCCCACATCCCCTGGCCTGGCCCCAATCGGGTGGCAGAGGTCAAGGCGGAAGGGTTCAACTTGCTCTCCAAGGAGTGCTACTCCTTGACAGGCAAACAGAGTTCGGCGGAGAGTGACGCCTGGGTGCTGCAGTTCGGGGAAGCTGAGAACCGACTCTTGATGGGCGGCTGCCGGAACAAGTGCTTGTCCGTGCTGAAGACTCTGCGGGACCGTCACCTGGAGCTGCCGGGCCAGCCGCTCAACAACTACCACATGAAAACCCTGCTGCTGTACGAGTGTGAGAAACACCCTCGGGAAACTGACTGGGATGAAGCGTGCCTAGGAGACCGGCTCAACGGCATCCTGCTGCAGCTCATCTCCTGTCTGCAGTGCCGCCGGTGCCCCCATTATTTTTTGCCCAACCTCGACCTCTTTCAGGGCAAGCCTCATTCGGCTCTGGAGAGCGCAGCCAAACAGACCTGGAGGTTGGCCAGAGAGATTCTCACCAATCCCAAAAGCCTGGATAAATTATAG